The following coding sequences lie in one Rutidosis leptorrhynchoides isolate AG116_Rl617_1_P2 chromosome 6, CSIRO_AGI_Rlap_v1, whole genome shotgun sequence genomic window:
- the LOC139853897 gene encoding uncharacterized protein produces MEELSSLIENFTPPQNTNNVTEDSWLCTLTDSDNSFTKQVSANLDMLRLQPSTVKPPTKRNRSVPLKVELFVWRAKLHRLPVKLELDKRGLDLGSVLCNICQDSSETTEHILATCPQVKAIWLDFYKWWNFSPPAELNVADLFSSSCSSSLSSIGSKIWEATKWVCGYSIWRYRNLKIFQNQIWDIPSILADIQLSSFKWISGRIKKAQIQWSQWLINPSSYCVVTSRVGIG; encoded by the coding sequence ATGGAGGAGCTATCAAGTTTGATCGAGAACTTTACTCCACCTCAGAATACTAATAACGTTACCGAAGACTCGTGGCTTTGCACCCTAACAGATTCGGATAACTCTTTCACCAAACAAGTTTCGGCAAACTTAGACATGCTTCGTCTCCAACCTTCAACTGTAAAACCACCTACAAAACGCAACAGATCTGTCCCATTAAAAGTTGAACTTTTCGTTTGGCGAGCAAAACTTCATCGACTTCCAGTTAAACTCGAACTTGACAAACGTGGTTTAGACCTCGGTTCGGTTCTTTGCAATATCTGCCAAGACTCGTCCGAGACAACCGAACATATTCTTGCCACATGCCCCCAGGTTAAAGCTATATGGTTGGATTTTTACAAATGGTGGAATTTTTCTCCCCCGGCAGAACTAAACGTCGCGGATTTATTTTCAAGTAGCTGCAGCTCCAGTCTCTCATCGATAGGTTCAAAAATATGGGAAGCCACCAAGTGGGTCTGCGGTTATTCTATTTGGAGATATCGCAACCTAAAAATCTTTCAAAACCAAATCTGGGACATACCTTCAATTCTAGCGGATATCCAACTTTCATCCTTTAAATGGATTTCGGGTCGAATAAAGAAAGCTCAAATTCAATGGTCACAATGGCTCATTAACCCGAGCTCGTATTGCGTTGTTACATCAAGAGTGGGCATTGGCTAA
- the LOC139855491 gene encoding uncharacterized protein codes for MDVDAQPTMEETVLVGDDLMLGPPSPIIPPEIASHVLEGVTLCDGILRNLFLCLQVNDIEPFCQEEIALYRECAEKRDKELRQRLQDSEYKLGLSMPLDLAKERATQLESETTMLERRFILASGIEGADGFRQRWSLHGRLTDTKKRMEALKRGLENRKKEDTVTASVKAPTTKRWFFW; via the exons ATGGATG TTGACGCACAACCAACGATGGAGGAAACGGTTTTGGTTGGAGATGATTTAATGTTGGGGCCTCCATCACCAATCATTCCACCTGAAATTGCTTCTCATGTTCTTGAAGGTGTTACTTTATGTGATGGGATCTTACGAAACCTGTTTTTGT GTCTGCAAGTTAATGATATAGAGCCGTTTTGTCAAGAAGAGATTGCATTATATCGGGAGTGCGCAGAGAAACGG GACAAGGAACTAAGACAACGTCTTCAAGATAGCGAATATAAGTTAGGTTTATCGATGCCGCTCGATCTAGCAAAGGAAAGAGCAACTCAGCTTGAGTCTGAAACCACAATGCTTGAAAG GCGCTTTATTCTTGCTAGTGGGATCGAAGGTGCAGATGGATTTCGCCAAAGATGGAGTTTACATGGCCGTCTTACTGATACCAA GAAAAGGATGGAAGCATTAAAGCGAGGACTTGAAAATAGGAAAAAAGAGGACACGGTCACAGCAAGCGTTAAAGCTCCAACTACGAAAAGATGGTTCTTTTGGTGA
- the LOC139851945 gene encoding photosystem I reaction center subunit IV A, chloroplastic-like, translating into MASCSMASAASSFLVTPNVTSSSTTVKTNMVCMLSVQSTRGSRLVVRMCEEATPSAATAEPVKEEKPKPPPIGPKRGTKVRILRKESYWFKGVGSVVTVDQDPKTRYPVVVRFNKVNYANVSTNNYALDEIQEVV; encoded by the exons ATGGCAAGTTGCAGTATGGCATCTGCTGCTTCAAGCTTTTTAGTGACACCAAATGTCACCTCTAGCTCAACCACAGTTAAAACCAATATGGTTTGCATGTTATCAGTACAGAGCACTAGAGGTTCAAGACTTGTTGTAAGGATGTGTGAAGAGGCCACCCCGTCGGCTGCAACCGCTGAACCGGTTAAGGAGGAGAAGCCTAAGCCACCACCAATTGGACCCAAGAGAGGAACTAAG GTGAGAATTCTGAGGAAGGAGTCGTACTGGTTTAAAGGAGTGGGATCAGTTGTGACTGTTGATCAG GACCCGAAGACTCGCTACCCAGTTGTTGTAAGGTTTAACAAAGTGAATTATGCAAATGTGTCAACCAACAACTATGCGTTGGATGAGATCCAAGAAGTGGTTTAA